The Festucalex cinctus isolate MCC-2025b chromosome 6, RoL_Fcin_1.0, whole genome shotgun sequence genomic sequence GTGTgctgaaactcaaaatttggtcATTTTCAAACCGTTGAGCTCAATCTTGATCTCATTTTCCACCTCTTTCTCTGCACACATCGCAGGGTTATCGTAGGCTTCTATCTGCCCCTCCTTGTTGACTCGTCCTGTATCTTCAACGGTGTTGCAGCAtttgcagcagcagcaacatttGGCAGTGATCATGCCCACCATTTTGTCCCAGGGTTCCAGAGAGTGAGCCCAAAGAGGAAGGAAGTCCCAAGAGCGCAAGGCTGCTGGCAGACACCCGGGCTTCCTCTTCTGCAGCAcgttgatgacgatgatgatgatgagaaggGCCACCAGAGGGCAGGTCACGCCCACGAGGACCTGCCATCCAGCCAGCGACAGACTGAAGACGAGGAGCGGCAGAAggaagaagcagaagatgatGTAGACCGCAGCGAACCAGCGGTAGGAGGCCGTGATGTTGCCCAAGCCTTTGGCCAGTCGGATGGGGAATCGGGTGAATGGAATCGGATACCACAAAATGATGCCGGAGATGTTGAACAGGAAGTGGACGAGGGCGATCTGGAGAAGCCGTCAGTGCACTTAGTCATCATGCAGGTAAATCACCAAAAAGGCCTTGATTGTGAAATACTGTGTTTGTGTAGACGACCGACCTGCAGAGCGTTTGCCAATGTGTCTCCTGGACTGGCCATGGCTGCCAAGATGGCTGTTGTGGTAGTGCCAATATTGGAACCAAGAGACAATGGATAGGCTCGCTGTATGCTGATGACGCCAATACCTACAGGCATGTGCATAAGGCAGGCCATGAGAATTTCCACTTCAGCTGAACATGCTCGTACTCtgttttcttcttgttttggtttgttttcaatTGATAAGACCAATATGCAAATAATACAGGTAATAcgtttgcatttgtttttccattggatggatggatggatggatggatggatggatggatggatggctggatggatggatggacggacggacggacagacggacggacggatggatggatggatggatggaaaaaagggcttgcaatggatggatggttggatggatggattgatggatggatggatggatggatggattgaaaaAGGGttggtgatggatggatggatggatggatggatggatggatggatggatggatggatggatggatggacggacggacggacggacggatggatggatggattgaaaaAGGGttggtgatggatggatggatggatggatggatggacggacggacggacggacggattgaAAAAGGGttggtgatggatggatgatggatggatggatggatggatggatgaatggatggatggaaaaaagggcttgcaatggatggatggttggatggatggattgaaaaAGGGttggtgatggatggatggatggatggatggatggatggattgaaaaAGGGttggtgatggatggatggatggattgaaaaAGGGttggtgatggatggatggatggatggatggatggattgaaaaAGGGttggtgatggatggatggatggatggatggatggatggacggacggacggacggatggatggattgaaaaAGGGttggtgatggatggatggatggatggatggacggacggacggacggacggatggatggatggatggctcgatggacggacggacggatggacggatggatggatggatggatggattgaaaaAGGGttggtgatggatggatggatggatggatggatggatggatggacggacggacggacggacggatggatagatggatggctcgatggacggacggacggacgaacGGATGAGTGACCTCACCAACAAGCGGAGTGATAGCTGAGGTAAAAACCGAGCTGCTCTGCACGATGAATGTCATTCCAGCTCCAACTAAAATGGCGATGTATCCTGTGACCCACCCAAAGGGGAATGGGAAAtctgcacacatgcacatccAGCGTTAGCATACGGGACCTTCACCAGACACATGGAACGCGTTGTACGAAGACGCGAGCGTCGCGCACCCACTCACCCGTGTTAAGTATTTTCTTGATGATCATGGCCACTTGCCCCTTGAGCATGGAGTTGAGCAGCTTGACTATCAGCAACAAGCATGAGCACAACACCAGCAGAGAGAGAGCCAGAAGGATCAGACCCACAGCCAGGTCGGACAAGTTCACGTCCACAAAAAAGTGATCACCTGACAACACATACATAGACACCATGtcaagtacacacacacacacacacaaatgaagtACTTTATGTCACGTCATACTCACATTTCTTGATGTTGTACGTCTGTGAAATGTTCTTGAGCGTGAACGTGTAGTTGCCGTCAAACCAGCACATTGAAGGAGACGTGCAGTTCTCTGGACCAGGAACGGTCACATTTACAGTGCTCTGAAAATCAGCCACAG encodes the following:
- the LOC144020199 gene encoding sodium-dependent phosphate transport protein 2B-like isoform X2, yielding MGTLEQNGSLGHSTLALVDGQPEEEDPWDLPELKDTGVPWSALDTKGKVLRVLVAVVKLAVLLGLLYMFICSLDILSSAFQLVGGKAAGDIFQDNVVLSNPLAGLVIGVLVTLLVQSSSTSSSIVVSMVSSGLLTVQLAVPIIMGTNIGTSVTNTLVAMTQAGDRSVFRRAFAGATVHDFFNWLSVLVLLPLEVATGYLYEVTKLIIDSFQIQSGEAPDLLNVITDVLTEAIIKLDKSVLSEIATGDPAARNKSLIKKWCETYTNMSTVNVTVPGPENCTSPSMCWFDGNYTFTLKNISQTYNIKKCDHFFVDVNLSDLAVGLILLALSLLVLCSCLLLIVKLLNSMLKGQVAMIIKKILNTDFPFPFGWVTGYIAILVGAGMTFIVQSSSVFTSAITPLVGIGVISIQRAYPLSLGSNIGTTTTAILAAMASPGDTLANALQIALVHFLFNISGIILWYPIPFTRFPIRLAKGLGNITASYRWFAAVYIIFCFFLLPLLVFSLSLAGWQVLVGVTCPLVALLIIIIVINVLQKRKPGCLPAALRSWDFLPLWAHSLEPWDKMVGMITAKCCCCCKCCNTVEDTGRVNKEGQIEAYDNPAMCAEKEVENEIKIELNGLKMTKF
- the LOC144020199 gene encoding sodium-dependent phosphate transport protein 2B-like isoform X3; this translates as MFICSLDILSSAFQLVGGKAAGDIFQDNVVLSNPLAGLVIGVLVTLLVQSSSTSSSIVVSMVSSGLLTVQLAVPIIMGTNIGTSVTNTLVAMTQAGDRSVFRRAFAGATVHDFFNWLSVLVLLPLEVATGYLYEVTKLIIDSFQIQSGEAPDLLNVITDVLTEAIIKLDKSVLSEIATGDPAARNKSLIKKWCETYTNMSTVNVTVPGPENCTSPSMCWFDGNYTFTLKNISQTYNIKKCDHFFVDVNLSDLAVGLILLALSLLVLCSCLLLIVKLLNSMLKGQVAMIIKKILNTDFPFPFGWVTGYIAILVGAGMTFIVQSSSVFTSAITPLVGIGVISIQRAYPLSLGSNIGTTTTAILAAMASPGDTLANALQIALVHFLFNISGIILWYPIPFTRFPIRLAKGLGNITASYRWFAAVYIIFCFFLLPLLVFSLSLAGWQVLVGVTCPLVALLIIIIVINVLQKRKPGCLPAALRSWDFLPLWAHSLEPWDKMVGMITAKCCCCCKCCNTVEDTGRVNKEGQIEAYDNPAMCAEKEVENEIKIELNGLKMTKF
- the LOC144020199 gene encoding sodium-dependent phosphate transport protein 2B-like isoform X1, which translates into the protein MDALKPPGLAEDRNERNDSKKQNGSLGHSTLALVDGQPEEEDPWDLPELKDTGVPWSALDTKGKVLRVLVAVVKLAVLLGLLYMFICSLDILSSAFQLVGGKAAGDIFQDNVVLSNPLAGLVIGVLVTLLVQSSSTSSSIVVSMVSSGLLTVQLAVPIIMGTNIGTSVTNTLVAMTQAGDRSVFRRAFAGATVHDFFNWLSVLVLLPLEVATGYLYEVTKLIIDSFQIQSGEAPDLLNVITDVLTEAIIKLDKSVLSEIATGDPAARNKSLIKKWCETYTNMSTVNVTVPGPENCTSPSMCWFDGNYTFTLKNISQTYNIKKCDHFFVDVNLSDLAVGLILLALSLLVLCSCLLLIVKLLNSMLKGQVAMIIKKILNTDFPFPFGWVTGYIAILVGAGMTFIVQSSSVFTSAITPLVGIGVISIQRAYPLSLGSNIGTTTTAILAAMASPGDTLANALQIALVHFLFNISGIILWYPIPFTRFPIRLAKGLGNITASYRWFAAVYIIFCFFLLPLLVFSLSLAGWQVLVGVTCPLVALLIIIIVINVLQKRKPGCLPAALRSWDFLPLWAHSLEPWDKMVGMITAKCCCCCKCCNTVEDTGRVNKEGQIEAYDNPAMCAEKEVENEIKIELNGLKMTKF